Proteins encoded together in one Labrus bergylta chromosome 20, fLabBer1.1, whole genome shotgun sequence window:
- the pomp gene encoding proteasome maturation protein, whose amino-acid sequence MNSRGVSAHLKDSVPVAGLCPQGAYGVQDSLRGGFSSVKNELLPSHPLELSEKNFHLNQDKMNLSTLRNIQGLHAPLKLQMEYRAARQIQRLPFLQSSHLALDTLRGSDDVIGFEDILSDPAQSEMMGEPHLMVEYKLGLL is encoded by the exons ATG AATAGCAGAGGTGTTTCCGCCCACCTTAAGGACAGTGTACCTGTGGCCGGTTTGTGTCCGCAGGGAGCGTACGGTGTGCAGGACTCCCTGAGAGGAGG TTTCAGCAGCGTGAAGAATGAACTCCTCCCGAGTCACCCTCTGGAGCTGTCTGAGAAAAAC ttccaTCTGAACCAGGACAAGATGAACTTGTCGACTCTCAGGAACATTCAGGGTCTCCACGCTCCGCTCAAACTTCAGATGGAGTACAGAGCAGCCCGACAG ATCCAGCGGCTGCCCTTCCTACAGAGCTCTCACCTCGCTCTCGACACTCTCAGAGgaagtgatgatgtcattggtTTTGAGGACATCCTGAGCG ATCCGGCTCAGAGCGAGATGATGGGAGAGCCTCACCTGATGGTGGAGTACAAACTGGGCCTGCTGTGA